A genomic window from Vitis riparia cultivar Riparia Gloire de Montpellier isolate 1030 chromosome 18, EGFV_Vit.rip_1.0, whole genome shotgun sequence includes:
- the LOC117905809 gene encoding non-functional pseudokinase ZED1-like, with the protein MSAHKNALKLLGCCLETRIPILVYEFPSGGSLIDRIFSPPNPLSWKSRLRIAYDIANVIVYLYTTFPRSIIHIDIKPSSFFLDQDCAAKLSDFSLSITLSKGEMQVDDEIRRTFGYLALETLISGVYTKKNDVFSFGILLLELLIGKKAHSIMHEERASVQDYAQSFVNTYDINGIVDPIILAQPRGIHEDLQFQAIFDLVMRCSMKDMDERPTIVNAAKEVKRIQKFVP; encoded by the coding sequence ATGAGTGCCCATAAGAATGCTTTGAAGCTACTGGGATGTTGCTTAGAAACCCGAATCCCTATTCTAGTTTATGAATTTCCATCTGGTGGATCTCTCATAGATAGAATATTTTCTCCTCCCAACCCTTTGTCATGGAAAAGTAGATTAAGAATTGCTTATGATATTGCTAATGTAATTGTCTATCTCTACACTACATTTCCTAGGTCCATCATTCATATCGATATCAAACCCTCAAGTTTCTTTTTGGACCAAGATTGTGCTGCCAAACTATCCGATTTCTCGCTTTCTATCACTCTTTCTAAAGGTGAAATGCAAGTGGATGATGAAATTCGTCGAACTTTTGGATACTTGGCTCTTGAGACTCTTATCTCAGGTGTGTACACtaagaaaaatgatgtttttagttttggcattcTTCTATTGGAACTTTTGATTGGGAAAAAGGCACATTCGATAATGCATGAGGAGAGAGCTAGTGTACAAGATTATGCCCAAAGCTTTGTAAACACTTACGACATCAATGGCATTGTGGATCCTATAATTCTAGCTCAGCCAAGAGGGATACATGAAGACCTACAATTTCAAGCCATATTTGACCTTGTTATGAGATGTAGTATGAAAGATATGGACGAGAGACCAACCATAGTGAATGCTGCAAAAGAAGTCAAGAGAATTCAAAAGTTTGTCCCTTGA
- the LOC117907622 gene encoding non-functional pseudokinase ZED1-like produces MWKRREKTDIEMGKKERKECILRNGGLLLQKRISYFNGKYSNPMRSFSAKELQKATDNYNHGNLIFTCLSRFKWYKGCLEGRVVFVKKYFDHSIATHSRGFLADPEMVTNEMSVAAQVSGHKNSLKLLGCCLETQIPTLVFEFPMNGNLGDQLRSSPTCLSWKSRLKIANEIASVLTYLHTAFPRPIIHRDIYPGNFYLDQDLCAKLSDFTLCMALPEGKTQVQSLRISGTVGYLAPEVLRLCVYSEKSDVFGFGLLLFDLLTGKDYRELVVSKGSMDDLKEDYLMDCIQSYIRNHGINGIVDPTILAEGGGVPHHHQFQAVFRLILKCRRMNAEERPIMLDVAKQLRRIQRGNFISDETIRNDMFSSYNIGSTRLLCHRKAIE; encoded by the exons ATgtggaaaagaagagagaaaaccGACATTGAGATGGGGAAGAAGGAGAGAAAGGAGTGCATATTGAGGAATGGAGGGTTGTTATTGCAGAAgagaatttcttattttaatggCAAATACTCCAATCCCATGCGTAGCTTTTCAGCCAAAGAGCTTCAAAAAGCTACTGACAATTACAATCATGGGAATCTAATTTTTACATGTTTGTCCCGTTTCAAATGGTATAAAGGTTGTTTGGAAGGTCGAGTGGTTTTTGTGAAGAAGTATTTTGATCATTCCATTGCAACACATTCTCGTGGTTTTTTGGCTGATCCTGAGATGGTTACTAATGAAATGTCAGTTGCAGCACAAGTGAGCGGGCATAAGAATAGTTTGAAGCTTTTGGGATGTTGCTTAGAAACACAAATCCCCACTTTAGTTTTCGAATTTCCAATGAATGGAAATCTTGGGGATCAATTAAGATCCAGTCCAACTTGCTTATCGTGGAAGAGTAGATTAAAAATTGCAAATGAGATTGCTTCAGTACTTACATATCTCCATACAGCGTTTCCCAGGCCAATCATTCATAGAGATATATATCCTGGAAATTTCTACTTGGACCAAGACTTGTGTGCTAAGCTCTCTGATTTTACATTATGTATGGCACTCCCTGAGGGCAAAACACAAGTACAGAGTTTACGTATTTCCGGGACTGTAGGATATCTAGCACCTGAAGTATTGCGGCTGTGTGTATATTCAGAGAAGAGTGATGTGTTTGGCTTTGGCTTGCTTTTATTCGACCTTCTAACGGGAAAGGACTATCGTGAATTAGTTGTGTCCAAAGGTTCCATGGACGATCTAAAGGAGGATTATCTGATGGACTGCATACAATCCTATATCAGAAATCATGGAATTAATGGGATTGTAGACCCTACTATTCTAGCAGAGGGGGGAGGAGTCCCCCACCATCATCAATTTCAAGCAGTATTCCGACTTATTCTCAAGTGTCGTAGAATGAATGCAGAGGAGAGGCCGATCATGTTGGATGTAGCAAAACAACTCAGGCGAATTCAAAG GGGAAATTTCATTTCTGATGAAACAATTCGCAATGATATGTTTTCTTCGTACAATATTGGATCGACACGTCTCTTGTGCCATCGAAAGGCTATCGAGTAA